From a region of the Agromyces ramosus genome:
- a CDS encoding PhzF family phenazine biosynthesis protein, translated as MTDAPEILRYAAFADDASGGNPAGVVLDAAGLDDETMQRIAAEADDAETAFITGMADDGARRVRYFSPIAEVPFSGHATVATAIAIAEREGPGTLRFETPVGEIVIETTAAPDRPNELRAAFTSVEPAVEPIPEFVLEGLLVLLGLDRTELDERFPPRLAFAGNWHPVLVVAALEAFDGFSADPGAVRAFMDTQDWKATITVLHPLGDGDGDGGSGSDTAQPARFEARNLLPVGRITEDPATGAAAAAVGGYLRALGLVNPPARVVIEQGRHVGRPGELTTDIPEHGGIVVSGRAVPIT; from the coding sequence ATGACCGACGCCCCCGAGATCCTGAGGTACGCCGCCTTCGCCGACGACGCGAGCGGCGGCAATCCCGCGGGCGTCGTGCTCGACGCCGCCGGGCTCGATGACGAGACCATGCAGCGCATCGCCGCCGAGGCCGACGACGCCGAGACCGCGTTCATCACCGGCATGGCCGACGATGGAGCGCGACGGGTGCGGTACTTCTCGCCGATCGCCGAAGTGCCGTTCTCCGGCCATGCGACCGTGGCGACGGCTATCGCCATCGCCGAGCGCGAGGGTCCGGGCACCCTCCGGTTCGAGACCCCGGTCGGTGAGATCGTCATCGAGACGACCGCGGCGCCAGACCGGCCGAACGAGCTCCGGGCCGCATTCACGAGCGTCGAGCCCGCGGTCGAGCCGATCCCCGAGTTCGTGCTCGAGGGCCTGCTCGTGCTGCTCGGCCTCGACCGAACCGAGCTCGACGAGCGGTTCCCGCCGCGGCTCGCGTTCGCCGGCAACTGGCATCCGGTGCTCGTGGTGGCCGCACTCGAGGCGTTCGACGGCTTCAGCGCCGACCCCGGCGCGGTTCGTGCGTTCATGGACACGCAGGACTGGAAGGCGACGATCACCGTGCTGCATCCGCTCGGCGACGGCGACGGCGACGGAGGCAGCGGGAGCGACACCGCACAGCCCGCGCGCTTCGAGGCGCGCAACCTCCTCCCGGTGGGCCGCATCACCGAGGACCCCGCAACCGGTGCCGCCGCAGCCGCCGTGGGCGGCTACCTCCGAGCACTCGGCCTCGTGAACCCGCCCGCCCGCGTCGTGATCGAGCAGGGCCGCCACGTCGGGCGGCCGGGTGAGCTCACGACCGATATCCCCGAGCATGGCGGCATCGTCGTGAGCGGTCGCGCGGTGCCGATCACCTGA
- a CDS encoding ArsR/SmtB family transcription factor, with product MIVDPSADDRLDRAFMALADPVRRRIIARLSRGPATVNELAEPFQITKQAVSKHIQVLEQAGLVTRSRDAQRRPVHLDAAQLEALTAWIDRYRLIHEQQFRSLDALLATDRGTNAAASDAGPTAGTTNTTTQEEAGQ from the coding sequence ATGATCGTGGATCCGAGCGCAGACGACCGCCTCGACCGCGCCTTCATGGCGCTGGCCGACCCGGTGCGCCGCCGCATCATCGCCCGACTGAGCCGCGGGCCTGCCACGGTCAACGAGCTCGCCGAACCGTTCCAGATCACCAAGCAGGCGGTCTCGAAGCACATCCAGGTACTCGAGCAGGCGGGCCTCGTCACGAGATCGCGTGACGCGCAACGCCGGCCCGTGCACCTCGACGCCGCGCAACTCGAGGCCCTCACCGCGTGGATCGACCGCTACCGGCTGATTCACGAGCAGCAATTCCGTTCGCTCGATGCGCTGCTCGCCACCGACCGCGGCACGAATGCCGCAGCATCCGATGCCGGCCCGACCGCCGGCACCACCAACACCACCACACAGGAAGAAGCAGGACAATGA
- a CDS encoding DEAD/DEAH box helicase produces the protein MTQPLLDRAPRPYDADAMYDAFVDWADDRALTLYPAQDEAVIEIVSGANVILSTPTGTGKSLVAVAAHAASIARGGRSYYTAPIKALVSEKFFQLVDIFGAVNVGMVTGDSSVNPDAPIICCTAEILANLALRHGPDAEVDQVVMDEFHYYGDPDRGWAWQVPLLTLHRAQFILMSATLGDVTAIADDLARRTGRDTARVTGVDRPVPLHFSYAKTPVQETVEELLETRQAPVYIVHFSQAAAMERAQALSSIRVITREQRDEIAEAIGGFRFNTAFGKTLSRLVRSGIGVHHAGMLPRYRRLVETLAQRGLLRVICGTDTLGVGINVPIRTVLLTALAKFDGQRMRQISAREFHQVAGRAGRAGYDTAGTVVVLAPDHEIENEVSIRKAGDDPKKLKKVVRKKAPAGFVMWGEGSFERLVAAEPEPLTPQLKLTAAMLINVIGRGGDVIGDIRSLVFDNHEPRPRQFELARRALEIFRTLRDAGVVELLPAADGTGVPIVRLTVDLQPNFALNQPLSPFALAAIELLDPEATAESGVGTGHYALDVVSVIEATLDDPRPILSQQQFKARGEAIGRMKQEGIEYDERMELVEQVTWPKPLDELLGQSFEVFASSQPWVRDFELSPKSVVRDMFERSMSFGEYVGFYQLARSEGLVLRYLSDAFRAIRQTVPTEAKNEELLDIIEWLGELVRQVDSSLVDEWNELVDPTSHLPEDETAVVPPAPPSVVTNRRAFMVLVRNELFRRVQLAALQRDDELAELDPDVDWPGALDRYYDEHDTIGTGGAARSPRLITIDETDAAAGTWRVEQTLDDPAGDHDWRIRAEVDLDASAEEGAAVVRVTEVVQL, from the coding sequence ATGACCCAGCCGCTCCTCGACCGCGCCCCGCGCCCGTACGACGCCGACGCGATGTACGACGCGTTCGTCGACTGGGCCGACGACCGCGCGCTCACGCTCTACCCCGCGCAAGACGAAGCGGTCATCGAGATCGTCTCGGGCGCGAACGTGATCCTCTCGACGCCGACGGGCACGGGCAAGTCGCTCGTCGCGGTCGCCGCGCACGCGGCATCCATCGCCCGCGGCGGCCGCTCCTACTACACGGCGCCCATCAAGGCGCTCGTGAGCGAGAAGTTCTTCCAGCTCGTCGACATCTTCGGAGCCGTGAACGTCGGCATGGTCACCGGTGACAGCTCGGTGAATCCCGATGCTCCGATCATCTGCTGCACCGCTGAGATCCTCGCGAACCTCGCCCTCAGGCACGGACCTGACGCCGAGGTCGACCAGGTGGTGATGGACGAGTTCCACTATTACGGCGATCCCGATCGCGGGTGGGCGTGGCAGGTGCCGCTGCTCACGCTGCATCGCGCGCAGTTCATCCTGATGTCGGCGACGCTCGGCGACGTGACCGCGATCGCCGACGACCTCGCGCGGCGAACCGGCCGCGACACCGCCCGCGTCACGGGGGTCGACCGGCCCGTGCCGCTGCACTTCTCCTACGCGAAGACCCCCGTGCAGGAGACCGTCGAGGAGCTGCTCGAGACCCGCCAGGCGCCCGTCTACATCGTGCACTTCTCCCAGGCGGCCGCCATGGAGCGGGCGCAGGCCCTCTCGTCGATCCGCGTCATCACGCGCGAGCAGCGCGACGAGATCGCCGAGGCGATCGGCGGATTCCGCTTCAACACGGCCTTCGGCAAGACGCTCTCACGGCTCGTGCGCTCGGGAATCGGCGTGCACCACGCCGGCATGCTGCCGCGCTACCGTCGCCTCGTCGAGACGCTCGCCCAGCGCGGGCTCCTCCGCGTCATCTGCGGCACCGACACGCTCGGCGTCGGCATCAACGTGCCCATCCGCACCGTGCTGCTCACCGCGCTCGCCAAGTTCGACGGGCAGCGCATGCGGCAGATCTCGGCGCGCGAGTTCCACCAGGTCGCCGGTCGCGCCGGCCGGGCCGGCTACGACACGGCCGGCACCGTCGTGGTGCTCGCACCCGACCACGAGATCGAGAACGAGGTCTCGATCCGCAAGGCGGGCGACGACCCCAAGAAGCTCAAGAAGGTCGTGCGCAAGAAGGCGCCCGCGGGCTTCGTGATGTGGGGCGAAGGCTCCTTCGAGCGCCTCGTCGCCGCCGAGCCCGAGCCGCTCACGCCGCAGCTGAAGCTCACCGCCGCGATGCTGATCAACGTCATCGGTCGCGGCGGAGACGTGATCGGCGACATCCGATCGCTCGTCTTCGACAACCACGAACCAAGGCCGCGCCAGTTCGAGCTCGCCCGGCGTGCACTCGAGATCTTCCGCACCCTCCGCGACGCCGGCGTCGTCGAGCTGCTGCCCGCCGCCGACGGCACGGGCGTGCCGATCGTGCGCCTCACCGTCGACCTGCAGCCGAACTTCGCACTGAACCAGCCGCTCTCGCCGTTCGCCCTCGCGGCCATCGAGCTGCTCGACCCAGAGGCCACCGCCGAGTCGGGCGTCGGCACCGGCCACTACGCGCTCGATGTCGTGAGCGTCATCGAGGCGACCCTCGACGACCCGCGCCCGATCCTCTCGCAGCAGCAGTTCAAGGCCCGTGGCGAGGCGATCGGCCGCATGAAGCAAGAGGGAATCGAATACGACGAGCGCATGGAACTGGTCGAGCAGGTGACGTGGCCGAAGCCGCTCGACGAGCTGCTCGGGCAGTCGTTCGAGGTGTTCGCGTCGAGCCAGCCGTGGGTGCGCGATTTCGAGCTCTCGCCGAAGTCGGTCGTGCGCGACATGTTCGAGCGCTCCATGTCGTTCGGGGAATATGTCGGGTTCTACCAGCTCGCCCGGAGCGAGGGACTCGTACTGCGCTACCTCTCCGACGCGTTCCGCGCCATTCGCCAGACGGTGCCCACCGAGGCGAAGAACGAGGAGCTGCTCGACATCATCGAGTGGCTCGGCGAGCTCGTGCGCCAGGTCGACTCGAGCCTCGTGGACGAGTGGAACGAGCTCGTCGACCCCACGAGCCACCTGCCCGAAGACGAGACCGCGGTCGTGCCCCCGGCACCGCCGAGCGTCGTCACGAACCGGCGGGCGTTCATGGTGCTCGTGCGCAACGAGCTCTTCCGCCGCGTGCAGCTCGCGGCACTTCAGCGCGACGACGAGCTGGCCGAGCTCGACCCCGACGTCGACTGGCCCGGCGCGCTCGACCGCTACTACGACGAGCACGACACGATCGGCACGGGCGGCGCCGCGCGATCACCGCGGCTCATCACGATCGACGAGACGGATGCCGCGGCGGGCACCTGGCGCGTCGAGCAGACCCTCGACGACCCGGCGGGCGACCACGACTGGCGCATCCGCGCCGAGGTCGACCTCGACGCCTCGGCCGAGGAGGGCGCCGCGGTCGTGCGCGTCACCGAGGTCGTACAGCTGTAG
- a CDS encoding SRPBCC family protein has translation MTNPVTITAPEGLPFIDIEREFDAPVAAVFNAHRDPELVKQWLGPQGYEMDIERWDFVPQGGYRYVHTGTDGEAYAFNGTFHSVRENEFAIQTFEFEGFPDVVAIESIAFEDLGGGRTRLRIHSTYPTVEARDGMVQSNMELGVREGYERLDGVLAA, from the coding sequence ATGACGAACCCTGTCACCATCACCGCCCCCGAGGGACTTCCCTTCATCGACATCGAGCGCGAGTTCGACGCCCCGGTCGCCGCCGTGTTCAACGCGCACCGCGACCCGGAGCTCGTCAAGCAGTGGCTCGGCCCGCAGGGCTACGAGATGGACATCGAGCGCTGGGACTTCGTGCCCCAGGGCGGGTACCGCTACGTGCACACCGGCACCGACGGCGAGGCCTACGCGTTCAACGGCACGTTCCACTCGGTGCGCGAGAACGAGTTCGCGATCCAGACCTTCGAGTTCGAGGGCTTCCCCGATGTCGTGGCCATCGAGTCGATCGCATTCGAAGACCTCGGCGGCGGGCGCACGCGGCTCCGCATCCACTCCACCTACCCCACCGTCGAGGCTCGCGACGGCATGGTGCAGTCGAACATGGAGCTCGGCGTGCGCGAGGGCTACGAGCGTCTCGACGGCGTCCTCGCCGCCTGA
- a CDS encoding VOC family protein: MMVTLNPYLNFRDNAKEAMEFYHSVFGGELTSSTFAEFGASEDPADADKIMHSQLEADGGLVLMGADTPSSMPDPGNGGPISVSLSGTADDDATLRGYWQKLVDSGSEIVPLEVAPWGDAFGMCTDRYGITWLVNISAAGA; encoded by the coding sequence ATCATGGTCACGCTGAACCCGTACCTCAACTTCCGCGACAACGCGAAGGAGGCGATGGAGTTCTACCACTCGGTGTTCGGAGGCGAGCTGACGTCGAGCACCTTCGCCGAGTTCGGGGCATCCGAAGACCCCGCCGACGCCGACAAGATCATGCACAGCCAACTCGAGGCCGACGGCGGCCTCGTGCTGATGGGCGCCGACACGCCGAGCTCGATGCCCGACCCGGGCAACGGCGGGCCGATCTCGGTCTCGCTCTCAGGCACCGCCGACGACGACGCCACGCTGCGCGGCTACTGGCAGAAGCTCGTCGACAGCGGGTCGGAGATCGTGCCGCTCGAGGTGGCGCCGTGGGGCGACGCGTTCGGCATGTGCACCGACCGCTACGGCATCACCTGGCTGGTGAACATCAGCGCCGCGGGCGCCTAG
- a CDS encoding DUF1353 domain-containing protein, with protein sequence MPFRTDDGRPLDELLLAQRPADGYRFHVRAPFAYEDPVTGRRYRISARPPGAPDPAPDEREPRIHGITDLASVPMWLWSFIASYGRQSAPAVLHDERSVDAARLGDPRAARAQRLEDDRVFRTALREQRVPVLRSWLMWAWVSADREREFGGPAGALLVVQAVLGAILVLAASVAAFWQPWWLLSLPVVTLAALPWRSLAPLVLMLTGSLAVLAPLLLVHLAALVPFRLVEAVVEVFAGGDPRDVVRPTLAPRSTARTSDDD encoded by the coding sequence ATGCCGTTCCGCACCGACGACGGACGCCCCCTCGACGAGCTCCTGCTCGCCCAGCGGCCCGCCGACGGCTACCGCTTCCACGTGCGCGCCCCGTTCGCGTACGAGGACCCCGTGACGGGCCGGCGCTACCGCATCAGCGCGCGCCCGCCCGGCGCGCCCGACCCGGCACCCGACGAGCGCGAGCCGCGCATCCACGGCATCACCGATCTCGCGTCGGTGCCGATGTGGCTGTGGAGCTTCATCGCGAGCTACGGGCGACAGTCGGCACCTGCCGTGCTCCACGATGAACGATCGGTCGATGCCGCGAGACTCGGCGATCCGCGGGCGGCGCGCGCACAGCGGCTCGAGGACGACCGCGTCTTCCGAACGGCGCTCCGCGAGCAGCGGGTCCCGGTGCTCCGGTCGTGGCTCATGTGGGCGTGGGTCTCCGCCGACCGGGAGCGCGAGTTCGGCGGCCCGGCCGGGGCACTGCTGGTCGTGCAGGCGGTACTCGGTGCGATCCTCGTGCTCGCGGCATCCGTCGCGGCGTTCTGGCAGCCCTGGTGGCTGCTCTCGCTGCCCGTCGTGACGCTGGCCGCACTGCCGTGGCGGTCGCTCGCGCCGCTCGTGCTCATGCTGACGGGATCGCTCGCGGTACTTGCGCCGTTGCTGCTCGTGCACCTCGCGGCGCTCGTGCCGTTCCGGCTCGTGGAGGCGGTCGTCGAGGTGTTCGCCGGGGGCGACCCTCGCGACGTCGTGCGACCGACCCTCGCGCCGCGGTCGACCGCGCGCACGTCCGACGACGACTGA
- a CDS encoding TetR/AcrR family transcriptional regulator translates to MAWDTERTKRLLLDAATAEFSEHGLAGARVDRIATTAGVNKERIYQYFGKKDDLFAAVLAARLRASMDDVPMRGTGPEAVGDYAGRLFDHHLADGVIPRLVFWEGLERADATVADAARASYHDEKVARFQELLPGIGRAAAGELLLTIVTLVNAWPVLSQLDRFLAGTSNARADARRRAVVDVATAIAAAALASAEAGASENQVVAHENQG, encoded by the coding sequence ATGGCCTGGGACACCGAGCGCACCAAGCGCCTCCTTCTCGACGCGGCAACCGCCGAATTCAGCGAGCACGGCCTCGCCGGCGCCCGTGTCGACCGCATCGCCACGACCGCCGGCGTCAACAAGGAGCGCATCTACCAGTACTTCGGCAAGAAAGACGACCTCTTCGCCGCCGTGCTCGCCGCCCGGCTCCGCGCATCGATGGACGACGTGCCGATGCGCGGCACGGGCCCAGAGGCCGTCGGCGACTACGCCGGCCGCCTCTTCGACCATCACCTCGCCGACGGTGTGATCCCCAGGCTCGTCTTCTGGGAGGGCCTCGAGCGTGCCGATGCCACCGTCGCCGACGCCGCACGGGCGAGCTACCACGACGAGAAGGTCGCGCGCTTCCAAGAGCTCCTCCCCGGCATCGGGCGTGCTGCCGCGGGCGAGCTGCTCCTCACGATCGTCACCCTCGTGAACGCCTGGCCGGTGCTCAGCCAGCTCGACCGGTTCCTCGCGGGCACCTCGAACGCCAGGGCTGATGCCCGGCGGCGAGCGGTCGTCGACGTGGCCACAGCCATCGCGGCGGCCGCGCTCGCGAGCGCCGAGGCCGGGGCATCCGAGAATCAGGTCGTCGCCCACGAGAATCAGGGATAG
- a CDS encoding MFS transporter, which produces MPLGLIALAIGGFGIGLTEFVIMGLLPEVAADFGVTEAAAGWFISGYALAVVVGALGLTAATTRLPRKPVLMGLLVLFIAGNAISALAPTYELMMTGRIIAALCHGAFFGIGSVVAAGLVSPEKAAGAIAIMFTGLTVANVLGVPFGTFLGQEFGWRSTFWAISAIGVLALVGIALLVPNPRTDGTAPSLRRELTAFRSGQVWLSLTVTVLGFGGMFGAFTYIAYTLTEVSGFASSAVPWLLVLFGAGLVVGNWIGGRLADRSIDGTLLGFIAALLVVLTLFAWLAPSPAATIVLLTLMGGFGFGTVPALQSRVMRYADHAPTLASGANIAAFNLGNALGAWAGGATIAAGLGYTSPIWVGAIITAAALLVMVVARAAARRTRVADRADAPAPEHLDDARAAASVA; this is translated from the coding sequence ATGCCCCTCGGACTCATCGCCCTCGCCATCGGCGGCTTCGGCATCGGCCTCACGGAGTTCGTCATCATGGGCCTGCTGCCCGAGGTGGCCGCCGACTTCGGCGTCACCGAGGCCGCGGCCGGATGGTTCATCTCGGGCTATGCCCTCGCGGTCGTCGTCGGCGCCCTCGGTCTCACGGCGGCGACGACCCGGCTCCCCCGCAAGCCGGTGCTCATGGGACTGCTCGTGCTCTTCATCGCGGGCAACGCCATCTCGGCCCTGGCCCCCACCTACGAGCTCATGATGACCGGCCGCATCATCGCGGCCCTCTGTCATGGCGCCTTCTTCGGCATCGGCTCGGTCGTCGCCGCCGGCCTCGTCTCCCCCGAGAAAGCCGCCGGCGCCATCGCGATCATGTTCACCGGCCTCACCGTGGCGAACGTGCTCGGCGTGCCGTTCGGGACATTCCTCGGCCAGGAGTTCGGCTGGCGGTCGACGTTCTGGGCCATCTCGGCGATCGGCGTGCTCGCCCTCGTCGGCATCGCCCTGCTCGTGCCCAACCCTCGCACCGATGGCACCGCCCCGAGCCTTCGCCGCGAGCTCACCGCATTCCGCTCGGGACAAGTGTGGCTCTCGCTCACGGTGACGGTGCTCGGCTTCGGCGGCATGTTCGGCGCCTTCACCTACATCGCCTACACGCTCACCGAGGTGAGCGGATTCGCCTCGAGCGCCGTGCCGTGGCTCCTCGTGCTGTTCGGGGCGGGCCTCGTCGTCGGCAATTGGATCGGCGGGCGCCTCGCCGACCGCTCGATCGATGGCACGCTGCTCGGCTTCATCGCCGCGCTCCTCGTCGTGCTCACGCTCTTCGCGTGGCTCGCCCCGAGCCCGGCCGCCACGATCGTGCTGCTCACCCTCATGGGCGGCTTCGGCTTCGGCACGGTGCCCGCACTGCAGAGCCGAGTCATGCGGTACGCCGACCACGCACCGACGCTCGCCTCGGGCGCGAACATCGCCGCGTTCAACCTCGGCAACGCGCTCGGCGCCTGGGCGGGCGGCGCCACGATCGCGGCCGGACTCGGCTACACCTCGCCGATCTGGGTCGGCGCGATCATCACGGCGGCCGCCCTGCTCGTCATGGTCGTCGCGCGGGCTGCCGCACGCCGTACGCGTGTCGCCGACCGAGCGGATGCCCCGGCGCCCGAGCACCTCGATGACGCCCGCGCCGCGGCATCCGTCGCCTGA
- a CDS encoding LGFP repeat-containing protein yields MTRSTRFSQSHAAAAGGVPPKRLERTVSWSDFRAAVRYDPANRLLVAVPAISAKRAEHPWLGEAVTLHARVGEAHVYRREYERGSVYWSERTGAHEAHGAIAERWQSVGGEASFLGLPTTDEQRIAGAVDEAGAATAGFAHFEGGSIFWSARHGAAIVHGMVRDIWALLGWERSALGMPVGDVRYDAETGVLSGCFEHGTIAWSPAGGHEIAITAPAASVDLDTSPGHGVLGRLHTDFAPRG; encoded by the coding sequence ATGACGCGATCGACGCGGTTCTCGCAGTCGCACGCGGCAGCGGCGGGCGGTGTGCCCCCGAAGCGCCTCGAACGCACCGTGAGCTGGTCGGACTTCCGCGCGGCCGTGCGCTACGACCCGGCGAACCGGTTGCTCGTCGCCGTGCCGGCGATCAGCGCCAAGCGCGCCGAGCACCCGTGGCTCGGTGAGGCCGTGACGCTGCACGCTCGGGTCGGTGAGGCCCACGTCTACCGCCGCGAGTACGAGCGTGGCTCGGTGTACTGGTCCGAGCGCACCGGTGCCCACGAGGCGCACGGCGCGATCGCCGAGCGCTGGCAGTCGGTCGGCGGCGAGGCGTCGTTCCTCGGGCTGCCGACCACCGACGAGCAGCGCATCGCCGGCGCGGTCGACGAGGCCGGCGCCGCGACCGCAGGGTTCGCCCACTTCGAGGGCGGGTCGATCTTCTGGTCGGCGAGGCACGGCGCCGCGATCGTGCACGGCATGGTGCGCGACATCTGGGCGCTGCTCGGCTGGGAGCGGTCGGCACTCGGCATGCCGGTCGGCGACGTGCGATACGACGCCGAGACGGGCGTGCTGAGCGGATGCTTCGAGCACGGCACCATCGCCTGGTCGCCAGCCGGCGGGCACGAGATCGCGATCACCGCGCCGGCGGCATCCGTCGACCTCGACACGTCGCCCGGGCACGGAGTGCTCGGGCGCCTGCACACGGACTTCGCCCCGCGCGGCTGA
- a CDS encoding MarR family winged helix-turn-helix transcriptional regulator: MGIADDAVEVRAQGWRTLAALHGLIEAELERSLAASADLSVVEYTVLDALNRQDGWHMRMQQLARAAALSPSATTRLVNRLEDRALLTRVLCADDRRGIYTELTAAGRALYQRARPIHDETLERVLAEAAGQPELAPVVAALHGVALPVATG, translated from the coding sequence ATGGGCATCGCCGACGACGCCGTCGAGGTTCGCGCACAGGGGTGGCGCACGCTCGCCGCCCTGCACGGACTCATCGAAGCCGAGCTCGAGCGCTCGCTCGCGGCATCCGCCGATCTCTCGGTCGTCGAGTACACCGTGCTCGACGCGCTCAACCGGCAAGACGGCTGGCACATGCGCATGCAGCAGCTCGCGCGCGCCGCCGCGCTCAGCCCGAGCGCGACGACGCGACTCGTGAACCGCCTCGAAGACCGGGCACTGCTCACGCGCGTGCTCTGCGCCGACGACCGGCGCGGCATCTACACCGAGCTCACCGCCGCCGGGCGCGCGCTCTACCAACGGGCCAGGCCCATCCACGACGAGACACTCGAGCGCGTGCTCGCCGAGGCGGCCGGTCAACCCGAGCTGGCGCCGGTCGTCGCGGCGCTGCACGGGGTCGCGCTGCCCGTTGCCACGGGCTGA
- a CDS encoding aldo/keto reductase, whose protein sequence is MQTRTLGRTGRTVSVIGLGTWQLGADWGEVDESDALAVLDAAHEAGVTFFDTADVYGDGRSETLIGTWLRANAGSGVTVATKMGRRMPQEHENYSLEHFRAWTDRSRANLGVDTLDLVQLHCPPTSVYSDDHVYDALDTLVDEGAIAAYGVSVERVEEALAAIARPHVASVQIILNAFRLKPLDEVLPAAAAAGVGIIARVPLASGLLSGRYTNDTVFAANDHRNFNRHGESFDVGETFSGVDYETGVRAAAEFTELARDAAPGATAAQVALAWVAAQPGVSSVIPGARSAEQARANAAAGALELPDGFGAAVRELYDRDIRASVHERW, encoded by the coding sequence ATGCAGACCCGCACACTCGGCCGTACCGGCCGCACCGTCTCCGTGATCGGCCTCGGCACCTGGCAGCTCGGCGCCGACTGGGGCGAGGTCGACGAATCCGACGCGCTCGCGGTGCTCGACGCCGCGCATGAAGCCGGCGTCACGTTCTTCGACACCGCCGACGTCTACGGCGACGGCCGCAGCGAGACGCTCATCGGCACCTGGCTGCGGGCGAACGCCGGTTCAGGTGTCACGGTCGCCACGAAGATGGGGCGACGGATGCCGCAGGAGCACGAGAACTACTCGCTCGAGCACTTCCGGGCCTGGACCGACCGATCCCGCGCCAACCTCGGCGTCGACACGCTCGACCTCGTGCAACTGCACTGCCCGCCAACCTCGGTGTACTCCGACGACCACGTCTACGACGCACTCGACACCCTCGTCGACGAGGGCGCGATCGCGGCCTACGGCGTCAGCGTCGAGCGGGTCGAGGAGGCCCTCGCGGCGATTGCACGGCCGCACGTGGCATCCGTGCAGATCATCCTCAACGCGTTCCGGTTGAAGCCCCTCGACGAGGTGCTGCCCGCCGCGGCCGCCGCGGGAGTCGGCATCATCGCCAGGGTGCCGCTCGCAAGCGGGCTGCTCTCGGGGCGGTATACGAACGACACCGTGTTCGCGGCGAACGACCACCGCAACTTCAACCGGCACGGCGAGTCCTTCGACGTCGGCGAGACGTTCTCGGGCGTCGACTACGAGACGGGCGTGCGTGCGGCAGCGGAGTTCACCGAGCTCGCGCGCGACGCGGCGCCCGGCGCCACGGCCGCGCAGGTCGCCCTCGCCTGGGTCGCGGCGCAGCCGGGCGTCAGCTCGGTGATCCCCGGCGCGCGCAGCGCCGAACAGGCGCGCGCGAACGCCGCGGCCGGTGCCCTCGAGCTGCCCGACGGCTTCGGCGCGGCCGTGCGCGAGCTCTACGATCGCGACATCCGGGCGTCCGTGCACGAGCGCTGGTAG
- a CDS encoding VOC family protein: MDWTLEVVLLPVTDIDRAIAFYRDQVGFVLDHDTRNEQMHIAQLTPRGSGCSIVVGNLPSQTEMAPGSMRGLQLVVADAAAARDELVSRGIEASEITVFDERDGGTFFGFADPDGNTWAVQQIKARAAQPLIPVEARQRFGAEQEA; this comes from the coding sequence ATGGACTGGACACTCGAGGTCGTCCTCCTCCCGGTCACCGACATCGACCGCGCCATCGCGTTCTACCGCGACCAGGTCGGGTTCGTGCTCGACCACGACACCCGCAACGAGCAGATGCACATCGCACAGCTGACGCCGCGCGGCTCGGGCTGCTCGATCGTGGTCGGCAACCTGCCGTCGCAGACCGAGATGGCGCCCGGCTCGATGCGCGGGCTCCAGCTCGTCGTCGCCGACGCGGCCGCCGCCCGCGACGAGCTCGTGTCCCGCGGCATCGAGGCGAGCGAGATCACCGTCTTCGACGAACGCGACGGCGGCACCTTCTTCGGCTTCGCCGACCCCGACGGCAACACCTGGGCCGTGCAGCAGATCAAGGCCAGGGCTGCGCAGCCGCTCATCCCCGTCGAGGCTCGGCAGCGCTTCGGGGCCGAACAGGAGGCGTGA